The region CACTTTAAAGCCTGTGATGCCATATATCACGTGTGCGCCAGCATCTTCAAGTGCCTTTGCCCAGTGAAGGTTATTTTCTTCGTCAAACCTTGCTTTTAGCTCAACCATCACGGTTACTTGCTTGCCGTCGCTTGCAGCGTCTATCAGGCTTTGGATGATCGGTGAGTTTTTATCGACCCTGTAAAGTGTCATGCGTATCGAGATCACCTTTGGATCTTTGCTCGCTTCTCTTATAAAGCTAACGACTGGATCAAAGCTCTCAAATGGATGAACCAGTAGCACATCCTCTTTGTCTATGGCGTCAAAGATCGAGACGCCGTTGCCAAATGGAGGCAGGGTTTTTGGGGCGTAGGGCGGGTTTGCTAGGTGGCTGAAGTTCTTGCTCCCAGCTATCTCCCAAAGAGAGCTAAGTGTGAGTGGGATGCTTGAAAAATAGATATCTTTGTGAAAAATTTTCATGTGAAAATTTAAAAACTCTAAGATATCAGCGTCTGCATCTTTATCTATCTGCATACGCACAAAAGCCCCTTTTCTGCGAAGCTTTAGCCCTTGCTCAAGTATCATCATAAAGTCATCCGCCTCTTCTTCTTCGATGACGATATCAGCATTTCTTGTCACTCTAAAAGCAGCCGAGCTAATAAGCTTATACCCTGGGAAAATTTCTTCTGCGTGGCGGTGCACGATCGTCTCAATCGGCACAAAAACGTTGCTACTTGGCTGAGTAAATCTTGGCAAAACTCGTGAAATTCTTATCATGCCGTATTTTAAAATTTCAGGATGCTCGATGTCAGCTAGCTTAACGGCAAGCGAGAAGCTAAGGTTGTTTAGGTGCGGAAATGGATGTGTCGCATCAACAGCGATAGGCACGATGACTGGCAGGATGTTTGAGAAAAAGTATTCGTCGCATTTTTGCTTTAAGCTATCATCAAGCTCGTCATAGTTTTTGATAAAAAGACCCTCTTTGCTAAGCGCATCAACGGTGCTTTTGTAGTGAGCCTCGACTAAATTTTGCTCATCTTGCAGATACTTTCTGATCTCTCTTAGCTGATCGAGCGGGCTCATGCCATCGCTACTACTTGTCGTCACTCCAGCTGCAAAAAGCTGCTTTAGACCAGCCACTCTTATCATATAAAATTCATCAAGATTTGTCATATAAATGGCTATAAATTTTAGTTTTTCAAGTAAAGGTATATCCTTTTCACACTGAGCGAGCACCCTTGAGTTGAAGCGTAGCCAGCTTAATTC is a window of Campylobacter concisus DNA encoding:
- a CDS encoding RNA degradosome polyphosphate kinase codes for the protein MKNYKEKMMSENETLFINRELSWLRFNSRVLAQCEKDIPLLEKLKFIAIYMTNLDEFYMIRVAGLKQLFAAGVTTSSSDGMSPLDQLREIRKYLQDEQNLVEAHYKSTVDALSKEGLFIKNYDELDDSLKQKCDEYFFSNILPVIVPIAVDATHPFPHLNNLSFSLAVKLADIEHPEILKYGMIRISRVLPRFTQPSSNVFVPIETIVHRHAEEIFPGYKLISSAAFRVTRNADIVIEEEEADDFMMILEQGLKLRRKGAFVRMQIDKDADADILEFLNFHMKIFHKDIYFSSIPLTLSSLWEIAGSKNFSHLANPPYAPKTLPPFGNGVSIFDAIDKEDVLLVHPFESFDPVVSFIREASKDPKVISIRMTLYRVDKNSPIIQSLIDAASDGKQVTVMVELKARFDEENNLHWAKALEDAGAHVIYGITGFKVHAKVSQVIRQIGDKLKFYMHFGTGNYNGSSAKIYTDVSLFTSKEEFSQDTTSFFHILSGYNKNRRLNALSMSPFQIKERIIEKIRVEASKGSEGRIIAKMNALIDEDVINELSRASNAGVKIDLIVRGVCGLRPGVKGKSENIRVRSIIGKYLEHARILYFKHANPKIYISSADWMPRNLERRLELMTPIFEPRLQERLLEILELQLSDNDLAFELQNNGEYTKVARREGEKVISCHEVLENYISKIYKSVKKDTDKAKADMLASKLLKES